Within Stella humosa, the genomic segment GCATGGCGGTGCTGGAGAAGGGCGGCAACGCCTTCGATGCCGCCGTGGCGACCGGGTTCGCGTTGCAGGTGGTGGAGCCGCACCTGAACGGGCCGGCAGGGGACGTGCCGATCCTGTTCCATTCGGTGAAGGAAGACGGCGTCCGCGTCGTCTGCGGCCAGGGCACCGCGCCGGCCGGTGCCACCATCGAGCACTACAAGGGCCTGGGCCTGGACATGGTGCCGGGCACCGGCCACCTCCCGGCCGTCGTGCCCGGCGCGTTCGATGCCTGGATGATCCTGCTGCGCGACCATGGCACGCTGCCGCTGGCCGACGTGCTGGAATATGCCATCGGCTATGCCGCCGACGGCTATGCGATGGTACCGCGGGTCGCCGACGCGGTGGCCAACGTGGCCGACCTCTTCCGCGACGAATGGCACAGCTCGGCCGCCATCTACCTGAAGAACGGCGCCCCGCCCGCCCATTTCGCCCGCTTCCGCAACCCGGTCCTGGCGGACACCTATCGCCGCATCCTGCGCGAGGCCGCCGCCGCCGGCGGCAATCGCGAGGCCCAGATCGAGGCCGCGCGGCGCGCCTGGTACAAGGGATTCGTCGCCGAGGCGATCGACCGCTTCTTCCGTATTCCGGTGAAGGACACGACCGGCGAGCGCCATGCCGGCGTGCTGACCGCCGACGACATGGCCAACTGGGAGGCGACCTACGAGGCGCCCGCCACCTTCGACTATCACGGCTACACGGTCTGCAAGACGGGCCCCTGGGGCCAGGGCCCGGTCTTCCTGCAACAGCTTGCCCTGCTGAAGGACGTCGACCTGGCCGGCATGGCCTATGACGGGCCCGACTTCGTCCATTGGGTGGTGGAGGCTGCCAAGCTCGCCTTCGCCGACCGCGAGTCCTTCTATGGCGACCCCGACTTCGTGCGGGTGCCGATGGACCACCTGCTGTCCGAGACCTACAACGCCGCCCGCCGCCGGCTGATCGGGCCGGAGGCGTCGCTGGAGCTGCGGCCCGGTAGCATCCCCGGCTATGGCGGCAAGGTCGACCACGACGCCGCCCGGCGCGGCCGCCTGGGCTTCGACACCATCCGCCAGGGCGTCGGCGAGCCGACGACGCAGAAGTCGGTGGGGCGCTCGCCCGTGGGCGAGCCGGTGATCGGCCCCGATGGCCGCATGGCCGGCGACACCTGCCACATCGACGTCATCGACAAGTGGGGCAACATGGTCTCGGCCACGCCGTCGGGCGGCTGGCTGCAAAGCTCGCCCGCGGTGCCGGAGCTGGGCTTCTCGGTCACCACGCGCGGCCAGATGTTCTGGCTCGACGCCGACC encodes:
- a CDS encoding gamma-glutamyltransferase family protein, coding for MTQAPFSFTTRPEILGTFGVVTSTHWLATAAGMAVLEKGGNAFDAAVATGFALQVVEPHLNGPAGDVPILFHSVKEDGVRVVCGQGTAPAGATIEHYKGLGLDMVPGTGHLPAVVPGAFDAWMILLRDHGTLPLADVLEYAIGYAADGYAMVPRVADAVANVADLFRDEWHSSAAIYLKNGAPPAHFARFRNPVLADTYRRILREAAAAGGNREAQIEAARRAWYKGFVAEAIDRFFRIPVKDTTGERHAGVLTADDMANWEATYEAPATFDYHGYTVCKTGPWGQGPVFLQQLALLKDVDLAGMAYDGPDFVHWVVEAAKLAFADRESFYGDPDFVRVPMDHLLSETYNAARRRLIGPEASLELRPGSIPGYGGKVDHDAARRGRLGFDTIRQGVGEPTTQKSVGRSPVGEPVIGPDGRMAGDTCHIDVIDKWGNMVSATPSGGWLQSSPAVPELGFSVTTRGQMFWLDADHPAALAPKRRPRTTLTPSFALRDGEPYMAFGTPGGDQQDQWSVTFFLRHVHHGLNLQEAIDAPMFHSEGFPSSFYPRGMKPGGLPMEDRFPAATVDELKRRGHQVELTGDWSISRLSAASKDGDYLKAAANARFMQGYAAGR